In bacterium, a genomic segment contains:
- a CDS encoding YetF domain-containing protein, with amino-acid sequence MVIVEHGKPIRRFLEKTRLDEFDILASARESHGLERMDQIQYAVLERDGKISIIPKTD; translated from the coding sequence GTGGTGATCGTGGAGCATGGCAAGCCCATCCGCCGGTTCTTGGAAAAGACTCGACTCGACGAGTTCGACATCCTGGCGTCGGCCAGGGAAAGCCACGGATTGGAACGGATGGACCAGATCCAATACGCCGTCCTCGAGCGCGACGGCAAGATCTCGATCATACCTAAGACAGATTGA